A genome region from Actinopolymorpha sp. NPDC004070 includes the following:
- a CDS encoding GNAT family N-acetyltransferase, with the protein MDPVRLPAGPVVLRPHRDDDIAGVLDQCTDPETQAWTTVPSPYTVAHARQYVREAVPAGWREESYLALAVADARSDEFLGTVDLRLDEAGGAEVGFGLRRSARGRGVMTAAVRAVLEWAFASAGLDLDVVHWRAQVGNWPSRRVAWRCGFRVEGTVRGLCVARGRRYDGWIGSLRSGDPREPGTPWYSVPTLRGVRCVLRRFTDADVAAVLVACSDPVTQHWLGALPRPYTVAAALGYIQSREEEHAGGRGIYWAAADPDTDECVGSFGLMDIDQTTGSGEIGYWVHPDARGSGVATEATRLIVRHAAVPAEDGGLGLRLVTLRAATGNTASQRVAERAGFRRAGVWRAAERLGDGSFDDLVGYDRLTGEVTTEA; encoded by the coding sequence ATGGATCCCGTGCGTCTTCCTGCCGGCCCGGTCGTCCTGCGTCCGCACCGCGACGACGACATCGCCGGCGTCCTCGACCAGTGCACCGACCCGGAGACCCAGGCCTGGACCACGGTCCCCTCCCCCTACACCGTCGCGCACGCTCGGCAGTACGTCCGCGAGGCGGTGCCCGCCGGATGGCGGGAGGAGTCCTACCTCGCTCTCGCGGTCGCCGACGCGCGGTCCGACGAGTTCCTCGGGACGGTCGATCTGCGCCTGGACGAGGCCGGTGGCGCGGAGGTGGGTTTCGGACTTCGCCGGTCCGCGCGCGGGCGCGGGGTGATGACGGCCGCCGTACGCGCCGTGCTGGAGTGGGCGTTCGCGTCCGCGGGACTGGACCTCGATGTCGTTCACTGGCGGGCACAGGTCGGCAACTGGCCATCCCGCCGGGTCGCGTGGCGGTGCGGCTTCCGGGTCGAGGGCACCGTCCGTGGCCTGTGCGTGGCGCGGGGACGCAGGTACGACGGCTGGATCGGCTCCCTGCGCTCGGGTGACCCGCGCGAGCCGGGCACGCCCTGGTATTCCGTACCCACCCTGCGGGGCGTTCGATGCGTGCTGCGGCGCTTCACCGACGCCGACGTGGCCGCCGTCCTCGTCGCGTGTTCGGACCCGGTGACCCAGCACTGGCTCGGCGCGCTGCCCCGCCCCTACACCGTGGCGGCGGCCCTCGGCTACATCCAGAGCCGGGAGGAGGAGCACGCGGGTGGGCGCGGCATCTACTGGGCGGCCGCCGACCCCGACACCGACGAGTGCGTGGGCTCGTTCGGGTTGATGGACATCGACCAGACCACCGGCAGCGGTGAGATCGGTTACTGGGTTCACCCCGACGCGCGGGGAAGCGGCGTGGCCACCGAGGCGACCCGGCTGATCGTGCGGCACGCGGCCGTGCCGGCCGAGGACGGTGGCCTCGGACTGCGCCTGGTGACACTGCGCGCCGCCACCGGCAACACCGCCTCGCAACGAGTCGCTGAACGCGCCGGCTTCCGCCGCGCCGGAGTGTGGCGCGCGGCCGAACGACTCGGTGACGGCAGCTTCGACGACCTGGTGGGCTACGACCGGCTCACCGGCGAGGTGACGACCGAAGCGTGA
- the mtrA gene encoding MtrAB system response regulator MtrA, whose translation MKGRILVVDDDMALAEMLGIVLRAEGLDAVFCESGEGALAKVRETKPDVVLLDLMLPGKDGIEVCREIRAESDVPIVMLTAKTDTVDVVLGLESGADDYVVKPFKPKELVARIRARLRRSDRAVPETLHIGDLVIDVPGHSVKRGNESLALTPLEFDLLVCLARKPWQVFGREELLEQVWGYRHAADTRLVNVHVQRLRSKIEQDPEHPEIVVTVRGVGYKAGPS comes from the coding sequence GCTCGGGATCGTGCTGCGCGCGGAGGGTCTCGACGCGGTGTTCTGCGAGTCCGGCGAAGGGGCGCTGGCGAAGGTGCGGGAGACCAAACCGGACGTCGTGCTGCTCGACCTGATGCTGCCCGGCAAGGACGGCATCGAAGTCTGCCGGGAGATCCGGGCCGAGTCCGACGTGCCCATCGTGATGCTCACCGCCAAGACGGACACGGTCGACGTGGTTCTCGGCCTGGAGTCCGGCGCCGACGACTATGTCGTCAAGCCCTTCAAACCCAAGGAACTCGTGGCCCGGATCCGCGCTCGCCTTCGCCGGTCGGACCGGGCGGTGCCGGAGACGCTGCACATCGGCGACCTGGTGATCGACGTACCCGGCCACTCGGTCAAGCGGGGCAACGAGTCGCTCGCCCTGACCCCGTTGGAGTTCGACCTCCTGGTGTGCCTGGCCCGCAAGCCCTGGCAGGTGTTCGGCCGGGAGGAGTTGCTGGAGCAGGTGTGGGGCTACCGCCACGCCGCCGACACCCGGCTGGTCAACGTGCACGTGCAACGGCTGCGCAGCAAGATCGAGCAGGACCCCGAGCACCCGGAGATCGTGGTGACGGTCCGCGGCGTCGGCTACAAGGCAGGGCCCTCCTAA
- a CDS encoding phosphoribosyltransferase family protein translates to MTVRSALAVGRRVADQAGLDARARRANLAGAFVVRVRSRDLLTGRAVLLVDDVLTTGATLAEAARVLRVAGVNVRAAAVVAATRRRRPAIGPGSGEDRPS, encoded by the coding sequence GTGACCGTGCGGTCGGCGCTGGCCGTCGGCCGCCGGGTGGCCGACCAGGCCGGACTGGACGCCCGTGCCCGCCGCGCCAACCTCGCCGGTGCGTTCGTCGTCCGGGTCCGGTCCCGCGACCTGCTGACCGGCCGGGCCGTCCTGCTGGTCGACGACGTACTCACCACCGGCGCGACCCTCGCGGAGGCGGCCAGGGTGCTGCGCGTCGCGGGCGTCAACGTCCGCGCGGCTGCCGTGGTGGCCGCGACCCGGCGCCGGCGACCGGCCATCGGGCCGGGCTCTGGCGAGGATCGGCCGAGCTGA
- the mtrB gene encoding MtrAB system histidine kinase MtrB, whose product MQSLAGILRPAARLARRPVGVWRRSLHLRVVTGTLVLSALVTVFVGWILLRQVTDGVLHAKVVASVGEASAGFRSAQAAIDAAEPSGDPSELTTQLAQDIALRGASGGLYDVVLDVLPAEGGSQTVARSTRATVLPSSIPADLRSQVHSAQVAYRYTMIRRANEPDSPGIAVGSQLLEPRSGATLDIYYLFDLQQQQDTLNLLQRSLVAVGVLIVVLLGCVAWFVTRQVVTPVRMARQVAERLAAGLLDQRMRVRGEDDLARLAGSFNQMATSLQRQIRQLEELSRVQRRFVSDVSHELRTPLTTVRMAADVLYEARREFDPSVGRASELLQAELDRFEALLGDLLEISRFDAGAAALVLEDADLREIVRRVVDAARPIAVRKGSGLELHLPHTAVVAEVDSRRIERVLRNLVINAIEYGEGRDVVVRVAGDGEAAAVSVRDHGIGLKPGESAMVFERFWRADPARARTTGGTGLGLAIALEDVLLHGGWLQAWGEPGRGAHFRLTLPRTVGDTLDHSPIALVPGEGGPPRLARAATPRALGPGSSSASSPSPAGSPSSAPTAPPPSSSSSPSAPSGGTGGGAR is encoded by the coding sequence ATGCAGAGCCTGGCCGGCATTCTCCGACCGGCGGCGCGCCTCGCCCGCCGGCCGGTCGGTGTGTGGCGCCGGTCCCTGCACCTGCGGGTGGTGACCGGCACGCTGGTGCTGTCCGCCCTGGTCACCGTGTTCGTCGGGTGGATCCTGCTGCGCCAGGTGACCGACGGCGTGCTGCACGCCAAGGTGGTCGCCTCGGTGGGGGAGGCGTCCGCGGGTTTCCGGTCGGCACAGGCCGCGATCGACGCCGCCGAGCCGAGCGGTGACCCCAGCGAGCTCACCACCCAGCTGGCCCAGGACATCGCGCTGCGCGGCGCGTCCGGCGGGCTGTACGACGTGGTCCTCGACGTCCTCCCCGCCGAGGGCGGCTCGCAGACGGTGGCGCGTTCGACCCGGGCGACGGTCCTGCCCTCCAGCATCCCGGCCGACCTGCGCTCACAGGTGCACTCCGCGCAGGTGGCCTACCGCTACACCATGATCCGGCGGGCGAACGAGCCGGACAGCCCCGGCATCGCGGTCGGCTCCCAGCTGCTGGAGCCGCGCAGCGGGGCCACCCTGGACATCTACTACCTCTTCGACCTCCAGCAACAGCAGGACACCCTGAACCTCCTGCAGCGGTCGCTGGTCGCGGTCGGGGTGCTCATCGTCGTCCTCCTCGGCTGCGTGGCGTGGTTCGTCACCCGTCAGGTGGTGACGCCGGTCCGGATGGCCCGCCAGGTCGCCGAGCGCCTCGCCGCCGGGCTGCTCGACCAGCGGATGCGGGTGCGCGGCGAGGACGACCTCGCCCGCCTCGCCGGCTCCTTCAACCAGATGGCGACCAGCCTCCAGCGTCAGATCCGCCAGCTGGAGGAGCTGTCCCGCGTCCAGCGCCGGTTCGTCTCCGACGTGTCCCACGAGCTGCGCACGCCGCTCACCACGGTGCGCATGGCCGCCGACGTGCTGTACGAAGCGAGGAGGGAGTTCGACCCCAGCGTGGGCCGGGCCAGCGAGCTGCTGCAGGCCGAGCTGGACCGGTTCGAGGCGCTGCTCGGCGACCTGCTGGAGATCAGCAGGTTCGACGCCGGAGCGGCCGCGCTGGTCCTGGAGGACGCCGACCTGCGCGAGATCGTCCGCCGGGTGGTCGACGCGGCCCGGCCCATCGCCGTCCGCAAGGGCAGCGGGCTCGAGCTGCACCTGCCGCACACGGCGGTCGTGGCGGAGGTGGACTCCCGGCGCATCGAGCGGGTGCTGCGCAACCTCGTCATCAACGCGATCGAGTACGGCGAGGGCCGCGACGTCGTTGTACGCGTCGCCGGTGACGGCGAGGCGGCTGCGGTCTCCGTCCGCGACCACGGCATCGGGCTCAAACCGGGGGAGTCGGCGATGGTGTTCGAACGCTTCTGGCGGGCCGACCCGGCCCGGGCCCGCACCACCGGCGGCACCGGACTGGGCCTCGCCATCGCGCTCGAGGACGTGCTGCTGCACGGTGGCTGGCTGCAGGCCTGGGGCGAGCCCGGCCGCGGCGCCCACTTCCGGCTCACGCTGCCGCGCACGGTCGGCGACACCCTCGACCACTCACCGATCGCGCTGGTTCCCGGTGAGGGCGGCCCGCCTCGGCTCGCGCGCGCCGCCACCCCGAGGGCGCTCGGCCCAGGTTCGTCGTCGGCTTCGTCGCCGTCCCCGGCCGGCTCGCCCTCCTCCGCACCGACGGCACCACCGCCATCTTCCTCGTCCTCGCCGTCGGCGCCGTCCGGCGGCACAGGGGGAGGTGCACGGTGA
- the raiA gene encoding ribosome-associated translation inhibitor RaiA yields the protein MDVVVVGRHCAVTDRFRGHVEEKLTRLERFTARASRIEIEVCKERTRAGDSERVELTVYSRGPLVRAEASAADRFAALDLALDKLLARLRKAADRRRVHHGSRTPMSVAEATGPVMEQTAAVHELNGRRSGRMSGEEYDSDEDYTRYAERNGVGEADGRPGTEVVAGIEVTGDGPLVVRVKEHAAVPMTLDQALYEMELVGHDFYLFIDADSQRPSVVYRRRGYDYGVIRLEEEHAAAAVAAAERRS from the coding sequence GTGGACGTTGTGGTCGTTGGTCGGCACTGCGCGGTGACCGATCGATTCCGTGGTCACGTCGAGGAGAAGCTGACGCGCCTGGAGCGGTTCACCGCCCGGGCCAGTCGGATCGAGATCGAGGTCTGCAAGGAGCGCACGCGCGCGGGAGACTCCGAACGCGTCGAGCTCACCGTCTACTCGCGGGGCCCGCTGGTCCGCGCGGAGGCGTCCGCCGCGGACCGGTTCGCCGCTCTCGATCTGGCCCTCGACAAGTTGCTCGCCAGGCTTCGAAAGGCGGCCGACCGACGACGGGTGCACCACGGCTCCCGAACCCCCATGTCGGTGGCGGAGGCGACCGGCCCCGTCATGGAACAGACCGCCGCGGTGCACGAACTCAACGGGCGGCGTTCGGGACGCATGTCCGGCGAGGAGTACGACTCCGACGAGGACTACACCCGGTACGCCGAACGCAACGGCGTGGGCGAGGCCGACGGCCGGCCCGGCACCGAGGTCGTCGCCGGTATCGAGGTGACCGGCGACGGCCCGCTCGTCGTCCGGGTGAAGGAACACGCGGCGGTACCGATGACCCTGGACCAGGCGCTGTACGAGATGGAGCTGGTCGGGCACGACTTCTACCTCTTCATCGACGCCGACAGCCAGCGCCCGAGCGTCGTCTACCGCCGACGCGGTTACGACTACGGAGTGATCCGACTGGAGGAGGAGCACGCCGCCGCGGCCGTCGCCGCGGCCGAACGCCGATCCTGA
- a CDS encoding LpqB family beta-propeller domain-containing protein, with amino-acid sequence MTAEAHRSRSRGRVVAAALALAVSLAALAACATVPSSGPVMFEGMGTQSATPPSLAVQVNGPEPGDSPQQVARGFLDAMASYQAGQPVARKYLTPAMSERWQPDQVLVYDSTPVPLTEPKSGKVLIDVRRVGGLGVNGDWTSARPGERLRLDLGMTKVAGQWRVGRPPSALVMSIYNFRREYESYNLYFFDPNFEILVPDPIYLPTRGRLETLLVNALLRGPSGWLKPSVRTAFPERTTLAAPSVTVDGNVATVDLDPRVDSLYEPQRRYLLAQLSWTLDQVRQIKKIQVTAGRAPFSIGGNGGSNTTSADQWATYDPRVAGAATGAYALNDGKVVLVGSDRTVLVSSLAGHRIEARSIAVGIFGERSSQGRLGPEDPRGSADWLAAVSTDGRKVNLYGAKRLAPRTAWQGRDLLEPSWDRTGKLWMVDRNRGRARIEVLDERDRLGTVDAPGLNGKDVRALKISREGSRAAVLVQHGNRTVLMVGRVERGEGLAIRGLREIPLDLTRMTDLAWSQLDEVTVIGSEGQAGASRALKVTVDGYSSTPLTGPDATSLSAAPGQLVLLGGSDGVLHREDKTYMWSNQGAGRCPAYPG; translated from the coding sequence GTGACGGCAGAGGCACACCGGTCGCGCTCCCGCGGTCGCGTCGTGGCCGCCGCGCTCGCGCTGGCGGTGTCGCTGGCAGCCCTGGCCGCGTGTGCCACCGTGCCGAGCAGCGGACCGGTGATGTTCGAGGGGATGGGCACCCAGTCCGCGACCCCGCCGTCGCTGGCCGTCCAGGTCAACGGCCCCGAGCCCGGCGACAGTCCGCAGCAGGTCGCCCGCGGCTTCCTCGACGCGATGGCGAGCTACCAGGCCGGCCAGCCCGTCGCCCGCAAGTACCTCACGCCCGCGATGAGCGAACGCTGGCAGCCTGACCAGGTGCTCGTCTACGACAGCACGCCCGTACCCCTCACCGAGCCGAAGTCCGGGAAGGTACTCATCGACGTACGCAGGGTCGGCGGACTCGGCGTCAACGGCGACTGGACGTCGGCGCGCCCGGGTGAGCGGCTGCGGCTCGACCTCGGGATGACGAAGGTGGCCGGACAGTGGCGGGTCGGCCGGCCGCCGAGCGCCCTGGTGATGTCGATCTACAACTTCCGGCGCGAGTACGAGTCCTACAACCTGTACTTCTTCGACCCCAACTTCGAGATCCTCGTCCCCGACCCGATCTACCTGCCGACCCGCGGGCGGCTGGAGACGCTGCTGGTCAACGCCCTGCTGCGCGGGCCCTCCGGATGGCTGAAGCCCTCGGTGCGGACCGCCTTCCCCGAACGCACCACCCTCGCCGCCCCGTCGGTGACCGTCGACGGGAACGTCGCCACCGTCGACCTCGACCCCCGAGTCGACAGCCTGTACGAACCACAGCGTCGCTACCTGCTGGCCCAGCTGAGCTGGACCCTCGACCAGGTGCGCCAGATCAAGAAGATCCAGGTGACCGCCGGCCGGGCGCCGTTCAGCATCGGCGGCAACGGCGGCTCCAACACCACCAGCGCAGACCAGTGGGCGACCTACGACCCCCGCGTGGCCGGAGCGGCCACCGGCGCGTACGCCCTCAACGACGGCAAGGTCGTCCTCGTCGGCTCCGACCGGACGGTTCTGGTGAGCAGCCTGGCCGGCCACCGGATCGAGGCGCGCTCGATCGCGGTGGGGATCTTCGGCGAGCGCAGCTCGCAGGGCCGGCTCGGCCCGGAGGACCCGCGCGGATCGGCCGACTGGCTGGCCGCGGTGTCCACCGACGGCAGGAAGGTCAACCTCTACGGCGCCAAACGCCTGGCTCCGCGCACCGCCTGGCAGGGGCGGGACCTCCTGGAGCCCTCCTGGGATCGCACCGGCAAGCTGTGGATGGTCGATCGCAACCGCGGCCGCGCCCGGATCGAGGTCCTCGACGAACGCGACCGGCTCGGCACCGTCGACGCGCCCGGGCTCAACGGCAAGGACGTCCGTGCGCTGAAGATCTCCCGGGAGGGCTCCCGGGCGGCCGTGCTCGTCCAGCACGGCAACCGAACCGTCCTGATGGTCGGCCGGGTCGAACGCGGCGAGGGGCTGGCCATCCGCGGCCTGCGCGAGATCCCGCTGGACCTCACCAGGATGACCGACCTCGCGTGGTCCCAGCTCGACGAGGTGACGGTGATCGGTTCGGAGGGTCAGGCCGGGGCCTCGCGTGCCCTCAAGGTGACCGTGGACGGATACTCCTCGACGCCGCTCACCGGCCCCGACGCCACCTCGCTGTCGGCCGCACCCGGCCAGCTGGTGCTGCTCGGCGGGAGCGACGGGGTACTGCATCGGGAGGACAAGACGTACATGTGGAGCAACCAGGGAGCGGGCCGTTGCCCGGCCTACCCGGGATGA
- a CDS encoding response regulator, whose product MTTAAHLGAGAGVPSPLRVLLVDGQELLSRGLRLLLDQEHDIEVVGEAGDGRAAERVVAESMPDVVVLRRGQASRAVGEVCRRLKSLLPTTRIVLLTEGAQVSASELAEGVASAGADGQVPRDSPVDDVAAAIRAVANRDAAA is encoded by the coding sequence GTGACCACCGCCGCACACTTGGGCGCCGGGGCGGGGGTACCCAGTCCACTTCGGGTACTCCTCGTCGACGGCCAGGAGTTGCTCAGCAGAGGTCTGCGACTGCTGCTGGACCAGGAACACGACATCGAGGTCGTCGGCGAGGCCGGTGACGGAAGGGCGGCGGAGCGAGTCGTCGCCGAAAGCATGCCCGATGTCGTGGTTCTGCGACGTGGGCAGGCGTCCCGGGCGGTCGGCGAGGTCTGCCGCCGCCTCAAGTCGCTGCTTCCCACCACCCGCATCGTCCTGCTCACCGAAGGGGCGCAGGTCTCCGCGTCGGAGCTCGCCGAGGGCGTGGCCTCCGCCGGAGCGGACGGTCAGGTGCCACGGGACAGCCCGGTCGACGACGTGGCGGCAGCAATTCGGGCCGTGGCCAACCGCGACGCCGCCGCCTGA
- a CDS encoding crosslink repair DNA glycosylase YcaQ family protein has translation MEHLTVAQARRVALAAQGFADPRPRGVPDVRSLDRVLRRIGLLQIDSVNVVSRAHYLPLWSRLGAYPTDLLDRASGRGPRRLFEYWAHVASLVPVSTQPALRFRMDRASSQAWGAVRRIADEQPDFVQWVHSEVRDRGPLTAREIEHDVPRRKDHWGWNWSAVKTALEWLFYCGEITSARRNSAFERVYDLPERVLPAAVIATPTPSVEEAHRELVRIAARAYGVATLQCLRDYFRLSAAEAGIAVGQLVDAGELLPARVEGWNRPAYLHAEARMPRRVRARALVGPFDSLVFERTRTEQLFGFRYRIEIYVPAPQRIYGYYVLPFLLGDRLVARVDLKADRAAGVLRVRSAHAEDHAPPDTAQELAAELTAMAAWLGLSDVDVHEQGDLATPLRKALLA, from the coding sequence GTGGAGCACCTCACCGTCGCCCAGGCCCGCCGGGTGGCTCTGGCCGCCCAGGGTTTCGCCGACCCCAGACCTCGCGGCGTTCCCGACGTCCGATCCCTCGACCGAGTGCTGCGCAGGATCGGCCTGCTCCAGATCGACTCCGTCAACGTCGTGAGCAGGGCCCACTACCTCCCGCTGTGGAGCCGCCTCGGGGCATACCCCACCGACCTGCTAGACCGGGCCAGCGGCCGCGGGCCGCGCCGCCTGTTCGAATACTGGGCGCACGTGGCGTCGCTGGTCCCGGTCTCCACCCAGCCCGCCCTGCGTTTCCGGATGGACCGCGCGAGCTCCCAGGCCTGGGGGGCGGTGCGGCGCATCGCCGACGAGCAACCCGACTTCGTGCAGTGGGTCCACTCCGAGGTCCGCGACCGGGGCCCGCTCACCGCCCGGGAGATCGAGCACGACGTACCCCGCCGCAAGGACCACTGGGGATGGAACTGGAGCGCGGTCAAGACGGCGCTGGAGTGGTTGTTCTACTGCGGCGAGATCACCTCGGCGCGCCGCAACTCCGCGTTCGAGCGCGTCTACGACCTGCCCGAACGCGTCCTTCCGGCGGCGGTGATCGCGACGCCGACACCTTCGGTGGAGGAGGCCCACCGGGAGCTGGTCCGGATCGCCGCCCGCGCCTACGGCGTGGCCACCCTGCAGTGCCTGCGCGACTACTTCCGGCTGTCCGCCGCCGAGGCCGGGATCGCGGTCGGCCAGCTCGTCGACGCCGGTGAGCTGTTGCCGGCACGGGTGGAGGGCTGGAACCGCCCCGCCTACCTCCACGCGGAGGCGCGCATGCCCCGCCGCGTCCGGGCCCGTGCCCTCGTCGGCCCGTTCGACTCGCTGGTCTTCGAGCGCACCCGCACCGAGCAGCTGTTCGGCTTCCGCTACCGGATCGAGATCTACGTCCCGGCGCCGCAACGCATCTACGGCTACTACGTTCTGCCGTTCCTGCTGGGCGACCGGCTGGTGGCGCGGGTCGACCTCAAGGCCGACCGGGCGGCAGGCGTGCTGCGGGTGCGGTCCGCGCACGCCGAGGACCACGCACCGCCGGACACCGCGCAGGAGCTGGCCGCCGAGCTGACCGCGATGGCCGCCTGGCTCGGGCTTTCCGACGTCGACGTGCACGAGCAGGGCGACCTGGCCACACCGCTGCGCAAGGCGCTGCTCGCCTGA